The genomic interval TAGAGGCAGAGCTGCTGGAGCTGTTGGCGGAGCACACCGAGCGACGGACAGAGGATGGCAAGGCGGGTGTGGTGCGTAATGGTCATCTGCCAGCTCGTAAACTGCAGACAGGATTGGGGCCGGTCACGGTCGAGATCCCCAAAGTTCGAGCGAAGACCGGCGAGCCGGTGACGTTCCGATCAGCTCTGGTACCGCCGTATGTACGCAAGACGAAGTCACTGGAAGCGGCGCTGCCGTGGCTCTACCTGAAGGGGATTTCCAGTGGTGAGATGGGTGAGGCCCTGAAAGTGCTGGTGGGTCCGGATGCAACAGGCTTGTCGGCCAGCACGGTATCGCGTCTGAAGCAGGTCTGGGCAGAAGAATATCGGAGCTGGTGTGAGGAGCGCCTGGATAAGGAGCATTGGGTGTATGTGTGGACAGACGGTGTCTACAGCGGACTGAGAGCAGAGCAGACGAAGCTGTGTGCCCTGGTGGTGATCGGTGTGAATGAGCGTGGTGAGAAGCATTTTCTGGCAATTGAGGATGGTGTGCGGGAGTCCACGCAGAGCTGGCGGGAGGTACTGTTGAAGCTGAAGTCACGCGGACTGAACCCGCCCAAATTGGCGATCGGTGACGGTGCCATGGGCTTCTGGGCTGCGCTGGAGGAAGTATATCCTGAGACGCGCCAGCAGCGCTGCTGGATGCACAAGACCATGAACGTGCTGAACTGCCTGCCAAAGACAGCTCAGCCGAAAGCGAAGCAGGCACTGCATAACATCTGGCAGGCGGAGACTCAGGCCGATGCGGAAAAGGCCTTTGATCTGTTTATCAAAACGTATGAGCCGAAGTATCCGAAGGCTGCCATCTGTCTGCACAAAGACCGAGAGGAACTGATGGCTTTCTATCACTTTCCGGCACAGCACTGGCAGAGCATTCGGACCAGCAATCCGATTGAATCAACCTTCGGGACAATCCGCCATCGAACCAAGCGTTCCAAGGGCTGCCTATCGCGTGACGGCATGCTACACATGATGTTCAAACTCGGCCTGTGTGCCGAGAAGAAGTGGAGACGATTACGGGGTTTCGGTTACCTGGCGAAGGTGATAACCGGAATCAAATTTAAAGATGGTGTTGAGGTAACAGGAGTCGATCAGGTCGCCGCTTGATTCAACTGGTTAAACACCAGATTTGACTATCGCTGATCGCCATGGAAGGCTGAAAGCCGAGGCGATTAGTCCCCGATAGGCGTAGGCGCGGTTGTATGGCCGGAATTGCGACCGGCAGGGAGCGATGTAGGGCATACAAGGAGTGCATCCGAAACGCCGTAGAGTCATTGCGGGAGTCATGATGGAGTAGTGCACAAGCAGCTTTGCTGCAATGTGCAATACGGAATCGTGACGTACGCAGGACGGTCGGGGCATAACGGCTGTCGCGTAGGCGAGTTGATTTTGGAGACTTGGATGTCCCAAAATCTTTCACGAGGTAGCGACACTCTTGAACTCATAAGATTGCGTTGGCAAACCGCTTCTCATTACGGAAACTTCTACTACGAAATTTGATCATCTTTATCCGACTGCTGAGTCCTTCTGCAGGACAATTGCTCACCTTCAACACAACCGCATTCAATATTCCACACAGGTGCGCTTTGATTGTTTTTGCCACTTCTTTGATCGGATCGAGGCGACTACGCACGGCCCACGATAACCACCGATCCCAGCCTTTCGTAGCCCATGTTTTGCTGACATAGTGCCAGAGCGACATGGCCAACTCTTTGATGGCCCATGCACGTGCTGTTTTCAGTGTGCTCTCGCGCAATACTTTAAATCGCAACTTCTGTTTGTGTGTCATATTACAGGGATTGTAGAGCCAGTCATACTTGCTACCCTTAAGGTCCTCATAGCCTTCAGCCATCAATGCTTTGTGCTCTTGGCGGCGCACCTTATCTACAGCTTCACCGAGATATTTGGCTACATGAAACTTGTCAAAGGCAATCTTATCCCCTAATCCGGATATAGAAAACTCCAAAACATAAAAAGCCTCGGTTGTATAATGGCTAACGACAAAACAGACCAACACCCGATGGGTGAACAACCAAGGATTATCAACATACTACCGCACAGACTGGCAACAACAAATAACCAATTACCCTATTCCGGATATAGAAAACCCCTATAAGCGAGTCTTCGCCCTCCAGGTAGAGACGGCCATCGCTGACCATCCCCCCACAGATCCGGATGTGACCAATTCGGTCATCCGGTTCCTCGGTAATCAGAGGGGCAACACACCTCCGATGCATAACTTTACTACCCTGCAAACTCTTAGACATTGTGGATGATTTTGGGTCGCGGTAACGGCATACTTTCCATCAGCTTTTCGTTCTTCTCCCAGGTCAGCGTCTTCTTGCTACTACGACGATTTAACCAGAACCTCCATCCACGCCTTGCATGGTGAAGAACTACCTCCATCGCTCGCATATTGCAGCGAACACCAAAGTACTGGTAGTGCCCCCGAAGTTTCGAGCACAAAATTCTGTACTGCTTCTTCAGATCCTGGTGCCAGTTGTTACGGCTCCAGGTCCATAGGGCTTGTACGGTTTTCCTGACTTTCTTGCGCGCAGTCTTGCGCTTGATAACCCAATAACCTCGCCTCGTTCTCGCCCGGCAGTTGGTAAATCCGCGAAAATCGAATGTGTTGTCCCCACGAGTGACCTCTTTGCCTGGGGTCGGTTTCCCGAATGAGAGTAGTCGGCTCTTCTCTGGATGTATTTCCAGTCCGTATTTCTCGAAACGCTTGGGCAAGACTTCCATGGCTGGCAGCGGTTGAAAACGGGGCCAAATGCTGGATAATGCATGAAGGTTTCCCTCACGGGGGCCCCTCGGTTGAACTTATTTCAACAGGAAATCAAAATGAAAAAACATAAACAATCCTGATTACCCACCAGGCTCAGCTATTGAGCCTGGTGGGTAATCAGGTACTTATTTAAGGATTAGAATACCCTGCCCTTGCCTTGCACGCGTGGGAATAAATCGTATCATGCGTGATATAGTTGCAAAGTAACTATTTTGCGTTAAACGCAAAATGATCCAAAGCATACCCTTGGTTACGGATTTTCTGCTGTACTACGCCCTGCCATAATCGCTTGCGTTGCGGTTGGCTCATCTGCAGTTGTAAAGTGGACCCTTTAGTCAAGACAAAATCCACCTGAGTTTAAGCTGTACATACTTCACTATTTGCAGCTGCACGTCGCTGCCCCGATTCTCTCCCAACCTCCGCCCCAGAGTCTCTATTTCCGAACTTATCTACAATCATTGCTCCACCACCCTGTCCACGCTCATAGACCCTGTTTGGAGTCTGGTTGGAGAGTGACTGGTGAGGCCGCTCTCCATTATAGAAGGTGAAATATTCAGTCAGTCCGATTAGCAATTCACCCATGCTCGCATACCCTTTGAGGTAGACATCTTCATACTTGAGGCTGCGCCACAGACGCTCAACGAAGATGTTGTCCAGTGCCCGGCCTCGCCCATCCATGCTGATTTTTACCCCTTCCCGTTTAAGGACATCGGTATAAGCGAGTCTTTGATTTCGTGATGCAAAACGGGACATCCAAGTCCCCCTTTTGAACTCAATCTTCGACAGCCTATTATTGCCCCGGCCGTCCCGGTCTCCAGCACTACGCAATAACATCGCAAGCTCGTTACTGCTTCGTCGCTGGCTCCCGAGATGACTTGACGTCGCGTTCGTATGCGATCTTTGGATTCCCTCTGGCGCTATGCGCACGCCGGGCATCCAGTATCGCCTCGCGACTACCGGGGACTAACCGCCTCGGCGTTCAGCCTTCCTTGGCGGTCAGCGAAGGCGTTGCGGGTGAACTGTACCCCTTGATCACTGTTGAATACTTCTGGTTCTCCGTACTGCCGTAGCGCCTCCTCCAGGCAATCTATGCAGAAACTGGCATCCATACTGTTGCTCAATCGCCAGCTCAGCACCTTGCGACTGTACCAGTCGATGATAGCCACCAGATAGGCGAAGCCGTGCTTCAGGCGAATATAAGTAATGTCGGTGCTCCGGATGGGGGCGGCTGGTATTGGGGCCTGGCGCCATTCCAGCCAACCCTATCGTGCGCATCAACCGTTGCACCCACTTGCGGTTCACCTCGTGCCCTTGCTCCTTGAGGAATGCGACCATTCGTCGACTACCATAGAACGGACGCAGGGTGTATTGCTCGTCGATCAGGCGGCATAACAGCAGGTCGGTTTCGTCCACTTCGACTGGCTGACTGCGAGCGTATACTACCGAACGGGTTGTGCCCGTCAGTTCGCACTGGCGCACTATGGATACCTCATGTCCTCGTTCAATCCAGCTCTGGCGGTTCATGGCAGGCTGATCCCGGACTTTTTTTCAGCCAGTCCAGTTCCATCTTTAGCTTGCCAATTTCGCTGAATAGCTTCTCTGGCTGCTGGTGCTCAACAATAGGCTTTGGGCCTCGCTTGCCTTCGAACAAACTCTTTGCCTGCTCCTGAATGGCTCTCTTCCATTGCCCAACCTGCACGGGGTGAACCCCATACTCTTGACCAATCTCATTGATCGTCTTCACTCCTTTCAGCGCTTCAAGGCCGACCTTTGCCTTGAATTCTGGCGTGTGTACCTTGCGTTTTTTCTTCTCACTCATCTTCTTGCCACCCAAGCTATAGAGCACAGCTTAAACTACTGTCCGGTATATGGGGTCCACTTTACTGCCCCCTGCTTGCTGAAGGTGTAGAGCCCAGAAAAATTGATGATAAGTACCGCTGGGTTTGACCCATCAGTAGGTAAATATATGAGGATAAGCATGAAAATGTCATTTGTAAGCCTATTGTTTTTATTATTTTTCGAGATAAGTACTTCCTATGCTGGATGGAGCGTGGGAGGTAAAATATCTCATCTTGGCATTCATTCTGGCAATGCCATATTTGCCTCATTCGCTGCCAGCCATGGAGAGCGAAGCGAGGGCTGGTAATCCCCGGTAGCCGTGAGGCCGCACTGCTTACCCGTCGTGCGCGCAGCGCGCCAGAGGGGAAGCAAAGTAGGCATCCGAACACGGCGTCCAGTCATTGGGAACTGACTGCGAAGCGGTAACGAGCTTGCGATGTTATCGCGTAGCGGTCAGTGACCAGGACGGCCGGGGCACTAATAGTGCTGTCAAAGATTGAGTGCAAAAGGGGGACTTGGATGTCCCGTTTTGCATCACGAAATCGAAGACTCGCTTAATCTTCGTTGTCAGCGGCGCATACACAAGCAGCATGCGGTGCTACAGATAATGTGGGTCAGTTCGGGCTTGGTTTAGGAAAAATCCATTCACAGCCATTATTTTCAATGCTTTTGTCGGCCGATATGGCATCACTATCCGTTAGAGTGTTCATGACGGGGGATTGTATCCAAGGCAGGCCGGGAATTAGTGGGTTGGAGATTGTTGGCGGTGGGCGCGGTGATACTTATGTTTGGAATGAGCTGGGAGAGTGGGGGGCATGCATTCCAGATAATAAGGTTTGTGGTGATGGTGTTCAGCTTCAAACGGTAGAGTGTGTAAGAAACGATGGTACTTTTACTGTGGTTTCAAACGCTTATTGTGGCGCCAGTACAAACCCTGAAAGCAGGCGTTGTAGTTCTGCTTGTGTTGTATAAGAGCGCGTAGATTATGAAAATTGCTATGCAGGCACTAATGGGACCTGTTCAACGACGGTTGATTTAAGCCCCTATGTGCCTACAGATAAAACAATCTCTTCTGTAGCAGTTTCGGATTTTGGGTATGAGTTATAACTGAATCTGGTGTTTGAGTAGTTGAAAAAGGGCGGCGTATCTGGTTGATTTGTTGTTGCGAGACATCAAAACAACCATTGGAGATACGCCACCATGAGTAAGAATAACGTTGTTAAGCTGGCAGGTCGAGATACGATTATCGATCCGCTGACAGAGTTGCTGAGAAGCGGTGCAGAGCAGTTGATCTACCAGGCGGTAGAGGCAGAGTTGCTGGAGCTGTTGGCGGAGCACACCGAGCGACGGACAGAGGATGGCAAGGCGGGTGTGGTGCGTAATGGTCATCTGCCAGCTCGTAAACTGCAGACAGGATTGGGGCCGGTCACGGTCGAGATCCCCAAAGTTCGAGCGAAGACCGGCGAGCCGGTGACGTTCCGATCAGCTCTGGTACCGCCGTATGTACGCAAGACGAAGTCACTGGAAGCGGCGCTGCCGTGGCTCTACCTGAAGGGGATTTCCAGTGGTGAGATGGGTGAGGCCCTGAAAGTGCTGGTGGGTCCGGATGCAACAGGCTTGTCGGCCAGCACGGTATCGCGTCTGAAGCAGGTCTGGGCAGAAGAATATCGGAGCTGGTGTGAGGAGCGCCTGGATAAGGAGCATTGGGTGTATGTGTGGGCAGACGGTGTCTACAGCGGACTGAGAGCAGAGCAGACGAAGCTGTGTGCCCTGGTGGTGATCGGTGTGAATGAGCGTGGTGAGAAGCATTTTCTGGCAATTGAGGATGGTGTGCGGGGAGTCCACGCAGAGCTGGCGGGAGGTACTGTTGAAGCTGAAGTCACGCGGACTGAACCCGCCCAAATTGGCGATCGGTGACGGTGCCATGGGCTTCTGGGCTGCGCTGGAGGAAGTATATCCTGAGACGCGCCAGCAGCGCTGCTGGATGCACAAGACCATGAACGTGCTGAACTGCCTGCCAAAGACAGCTCAGCCGAAAGCGAAGCAGGCACTGCATAACATCTGGCAGGCGGAGACTCAGGCCGATGCGGAAAAGGCCTTTGATCTGTTTATCAAAACGTATGAGCCGAAGTATCCGAAGGCTGCCATCTGTCTGCACAAAGACCGAGAGGAACTGATGGCTTTCTATCACTTTCCGGCACAGCACTGGCAGAGCATTCGGACCAGCAATCCGATTGAATCAACCTTCGGGACAATCCGCCATCGAACCAAGCGTTCCAAGGGCTGCCTATCGCGTGACGGCATGCTACACATGATGTTCAAACTCGGCCTGTGTGCCGAGAAGAAGTGGAGACGATTACGGGGTTTCGGTTACCTGGCGAAGGTGATAACCGGAATCAAATTTAAAGATGGTGTTGAGGTAACAGGAGTCGATCAGGTCGCCGCTTGATTCAACTGGTTAAACACCAGATTTGACTATAACTCTTTGGGTATGGAGGTTATCCTGATACCCATACGCAAACAACTCCCTGCCATGCCAGAGGTAATATGTTAGTTAGTCCTTCTGAACCTGAGGAAGAGCCAGTGACCGGGACTGGTAAGAAGTATACAGGCACTGCAAAACTGGGTACTTCAGAAAATACATTATCAGAAAATACATTATTGTTAACTGGAAAGAGTGTAGGTTACGGCAGTTGTGGCGGTTCAACTTGTGGGGGCTGTTTAGATAAAGCAACGCTGACCATTACCTATGAATAAAAAGCCTCATCAGAAAGGCTCATGGGGTGGTTTTAGGGCCGACAAGGGTGTCAACTCCCAACTGATCTGGCTATTGATTCTACCCCTTATCTTGACTAGAGGTGTTATATGAATTTAAAGGCGCTGGG from Candidatus Sedimenticola sp. (ex Thyasira tokunagai) carries:
- a CDS encoding IS256 family transposase is translated as MSKNNVVKLAGRDTIIDPLTELLRSGAEQLIYQAVEAELLELLAEHTERRTEDGKAGVVRNGHLPARKLQTGLGPVTVEIPKVRAKTGEPVTFRSALVPPYVRKTKSLEAALPWLYLKGISSGEMGEALKVLVGPDATGLSASTVSRLKQVWAEEYRSWCEERLDKEHWVYVWTDGVYSGLRAEQTKLCALVVIGVNERGEKHFLAIEDGVRESTQSWREVLLKLKSRGLNPPKLAIGDGAMGFWAALEEVYPETRQQRCWMHKTMNVLNCLPKTAQPKAKQALHNIWQAETQADAEKAFDLFIKTYEPKYPKAAICLHKDREELMAFYHFPAQHWQSIRTSNPIESTFGTIRHRTKRSKGCLSRDGMLHMMFKLGLCAEKKWRRLRGFGYLAKVITGIKFKDGVEVTGVDQVAA
- a CDS encoding transposase, which codes for MEFSISGLGDKIAFDKFHVAKYLGEAVDKVRRQEHKALMAEGYEDLKGSKYDWLYNPCNMTHKQKLRFKVLRESTLKTARAWAIKELAMSLWHYVSKTWATKGWDRWLSWAVRSRLDPIKEVAKTIKAHLCGILNAVVLKVSNCPAEGLSSRIKMIKFRSRSFRNEKRFANAIL